The nucleotide window cattgtaaaaaatttgtatttaagttataaatactatcTTTTCACATAAAGTTgctgatatgtatcaaaattgtattaaaagagaaagttttgattggaattttagagaggaagaagaacacaccacttataaatatatacaaatcagatacaaaatatatacaagacatattgtataaaatttgtatgaaaattgtatttaagttgtagatgtatttaactgggtaaaaataatgtatgaaagttgtaaatatattgtatactatataattagctgtataaaatttatttttagtttatatattattgtagatgtatcaaatttgtacgaattttttttcctaatttATAAATGTATCAAATTTGTACGAAATTTAATTGTTTCTCACTGAAAGAATACAATTTACGAGCACCTTGTTAATACTCCTATTTAATAGTACTAGTTAAAAGTCCTAATACTTAAAAATAATCAGTTACTGTCACCCTAATTAATAGtaataaaaagaattaatttgagaaattaagcTTTCTTTCTCTTGGTCATCGTTGCCATCTCTATGTTGCAGGAATTAAAGTGATTTGTTGCGCGAATAAAGTGAATTGGCCAAGAATAAATCTGCTATTCAAAATCTAGAGATTTTCAATCTCTCTTGTATTTGTATATATGGTAACATTTTTTTGTTAACCTTTTACGCTTATAGAAAGAGGAGACGagagaaaataggaaaagaatATACCTAAATCCCTTGATTTAAGACACTAATAATGAATAGTACATTGAGAGAGGCGGCAGAAAATAAGAAAGAGAAGAGGAGAGAAAAAAATGGTGTAATTTAATCCCATAATTTAAGGCATTAAttaataatggattgtatataaattgtaagcAAACCTTATTTAGGATAGGATTTCCAAAATTGGGATAATTTTGGTAATAAGGTTTTATATAGTGTATAGGAAAGAAAAAATCCCTAAAAAAAATTAGTCCTATCATTTACCGTTATACTATATGTTTATCAATATAATTTCGAACAAGTAATCAAAGTCCTCTACGTATATCCGAAGTTGAGATTTTCACATTTATCACTTTATTATGTTCTAAAATGGTCACTTTTAGAACGGTTATTAGAAAATAAGACTATGTTTTATATTACAAAATACAAATTTAGCTTCTTCAATTCAATCTGCAAAgaaataaaacatgaaaatatttaACTTTATTAACTTACGTATTGCCTCAATGTAAATAACAATCTTAGCTtacataattaataaaaatttaaaatttgattgTACGTTATTGCGTTAAGTTTGTGACTAGTACATTTTGGTGATCTCTTGATTACTCGGCTattctattgaaaatgttagTAATAAACAGTTCATTATTTTTACTAGTACAAAATCATccatttaaaatttaaaaacaagtTTATAataaaacaggaaaggaaaaggACATAATGGAAAATTGCATTAAAGGATAGAGAAAAAGGAAAACTGGGTTATAATTGGAAGAGAATTTATATCATAAGGTCATTTAAATGTAACCATGGATTGGTTTCTATAGAAAGATTAATCAATAACCTTAAAAGGAGGACACACAATAAGTAACATTATAATAGTAGTATTAAAAAGTCTTTCcactaaaaaaggaaaaatatcctGTGTTGCCATCCCAAGCCTTGATCCACCCCTCCACATTCTCTTTCTTTCCCCTAGACTAGATTTCATGGTAGATTCTCTCTCTATCTTCTCCATTAATAACCTTGTATTTCTCATTTTCCCATGTTTTCACCCTTCACTCCctcactactactactactacataAGAAGCCACCCATAAACCATTTTCTCTATGTgaaaaacaacacaacaaattaAACATGGACTTCATTATCTATCTTTTCCTCTCTTTCTCCATCTCCCTTATCACCTTTCTTCTCCTCCGGGCAGCGGCGGCCGCCCATTTTCGCCGCCGTAAAACCCGTCTCCCTCCGGGAACACTCGGCCTCCCTTTTATCGGAGAAACCCTCCAGCTAATCTCCGCCTACAAAACCGAAAACCCTGAACCGTTCATCGATGACCGGGTTTCTAAATACGGCAATATTTTCACCACCCATATATTTGGTGAACCGACGGTTTTCTCGACTGACGCGGAGACGAACCGGTTCATTTTGCAGAACGAAGGCCGGCTCTTCGAATCTAGTTATCCGAGTTCCTTACAGAATTTGCTAGGGAAGCATTCGCTGTTGCTCATGAGAGGCAGTCTTCACAAAAGAATGCATTCTTTGACCATGAGTTTTGCTAATTCTTCTATTCTTAAGGACCATTTGTTGGCCGATATAGACCGGTTGGTTAGGCTTAATTTGGATTCCTGGACCGGTCGTGTCTTCCTCATGGAGGAGGCCAAGAAGGTAATCTATATCGTCctacaaaatatttttcatttaaaaaaatcaattaatttaaaattttgttgttAATATTCCAAAAAGGCATATAAAAATTTCAATTAAAAGAGAGTGATAAGTGTATTATTTTAGTGAAATACTCTTTTTTATTAAGCTATTAAATGAGTTTGCAAATACCACAAATATAAAAGATGAGGGAAGTGTCGATTTTTGTAATTCAACGAATAAGATGTAAGCGGCGCATGCCAAGCAAAAAAGGAGAAATGAGTTTTCATGGGTTAGAGAATAAAGAAATGGATAGATGAGTCAGATTTCATATGCTTGGTGTTGGTGGGGTACGTATATCATAAGTTGGGCTAACTTTAGTGTACACCAAAGGAGTAGTATTATGCATGTAATAAGTAGACAGGGGCGCAATATATGGTATGTGGTAGTAATTATCACGAAAGCATAAAACCACATGTGCATGTCCATCAGAAAGAATGTGATGTTATCATTCTCCTTCGTTTTTAATATTATGCCTTTAGTTTTCATCTAAAGTTAGAAGGTTCCATTAGTATTAACAAGTGATGGATGTGCAGATAACGTTTAATCTAACAGTGAAGCAACTGATGAGTTTAGATCCATGCGAGTGGACAGAGAAGCTGATGAAAGAGTACATGCTTGTGATTGAAGGATTCTTCACCATTCCTTTGCCCTTCTTCTCTTCTACCTACCGCAAGGCCATTCAAGTAAGTggagtattatatatataattgtgtTTTTGGAGAATATACTACTCCTATTAATTAATGATTGGTTGTTATTCAATTTCAGGCGAGAAGGAAGGTGGCGGAGGCGTTGGGATTAGTGGTAAAAGAGAGGAGGAAAGAGAGAGGAGGAGGAGAGAGATTAAAGAATGATATGTTGGAGGCCTTGTTTGAAGGGGACGGCGTCGAAGGATTTTCAGATGAGGTAATTGTGGATTTTATGCTGGCTTTGCTTGTCGCTGGCTATGAAACTACGTCTACTATTATGACCCTTGCTGTCAAATTCCTCACTGAGACACCCCATGCTCTTTCCCTCCTCAAGGTGCTCTTTCTCTCCCTCTCTTCTTTtcatgatattaagcttttgttAGATTAGATATATGAAATTTATTACAATCTTAAATATATATGTCATTTTTCCTTCAATTGTGTGGTACGGTGATCACTTGATTAATGAAATGGATTAggtcttattttttttaattttaaacagCTAATTTCTTCTCATTGAAATTTGCTGAGGTGCACTTAAATTGGCACAAATACCATGATTATAAATAAAATGTCATGTCACAgttattaaaaataaatgagcATATTAAAGTTAAATAAATGTTAAATCTAAAAAAATTAACCATCTTTTTGAACACATAAAGATGAAGAGTCATATTATAAAATAGAATTAACTATGGAGACCTAAATAATGATGAATTTTTGCGTAGTGGACCCTAAAGTTGCTACCACATGTTggtcttgtttttcttcttcaatagtAGATGAATTATCTTCTTATCTAAATTCTCATCCAAGCAGGATCTCCACACATTCCCCGCTCCCCGCCGCCTACAACAATACACTTGGCATCAATTTCCACACAGTACAAACCCAAGGAATAATTTCTCCCCCAAAATTTAAAGTCCTCATATTCTCGAAAATGGCAGTCTCCCTTTACAACCAAAAACCTTTGATCTACGTAATTCTTTATTGACCTTTTGCTAGACTCAGTACTCAAGAAACTAAAATCGCGCCACCTTTTAACTTATTTAATTTGTAAACCAATATTTTAAATTCTAAagtatatttttctttaatttttttcttgGGGTGGGGAGGGGTTTTGTTTCTCTCAGCTGGTGATCCTCTATCCGAATCTTCCTCCAATTCCTCGTTTTTTATTTCAATATATTCACTCGCTTTCAGttttagtaaaagaaaaaaaaaatacttcgtCATATGCTATGTTCCTTGGATGCATGTTTCAGTTTGACCTTTTCCCTACTcttattatatatttaaattcaaaatgaGATACACGAATCTTTTAGCTAATTTTTATAGGAATAAAAGGTTTAGCATGTAATTAGGAATATTTAAACCCCAAAAAATGAATATAATTTCATAAAATGGCCTTTGTGGCCGACAAAGTAGAGAGATTGGCAATTGGTATACTCAAGAAAAAAGATTGTTCGGTAGCCCCATGTGTCCCTAGCTAGACTCTTTGTTATATCAACATCACACGTGCATCTAAGTTCATACCACATACCACATTGAATCCAATACCCTTTCTAGAAATATCAATATGCCCCATTACTTTATCTTAATTTGCATGTATTATTTTATTGGTAATTGCTGGTATTATGTGACACAACACAACCCAAAAAGATAAGTGGATATCGAATGCATTTTGGACCCTTGCGAGCCTAACTTGGAAATCTTTAATGTGTTTTTACTTGAAATACAAAAAAGAATTGACGCATTAACATATATTCCCATATGTCCACcttattattaatatttatattAACCAATAGAACATAACATAAATTGTAAGTATGTGTCATTAATTGTTGGTGCAGGAGCAAGGCGCTTTTGTTAATTAAAATACTTCTTCTATCCCATTTAGATACTCAGTTCAACATGCTaaactatttaaaataaattttgagtAGATTAGATAAAAGTATTCCTTCTGTTCCAATTTCTGTGATGCAATTCAACTTTCAAGAGGTAAATGAGtttttttttactattatttttttcattttccttttaaatattctgaattattaattattgtgacttataatactttttatgtagttttaaatatgtaaattttattttaaaaaacttagaaattttatgtccaaatttGCGGTCTAAGAAAGTTGACTTTTGAAATTCAAACGTATCACGTAAAAACGGAGACAATATAAATTAcaacttttaataatttaaaatatttgaagagaaagTTGTATTAAAAAATTGTTTGAATGTGTCATGTAAAGTGGTACACATAGTTGTTAATTTTTCAATGGAGAGCATAGTTTACATGTACTAAGACATGTGACCTATAGTCAAAAGTTAGGGGTGAAAGTAGTCAGGTAAAGAGGAGAATAGTCAGAGAAAAGCAGTAGCATCTGGTCTATGCTCTGTAGAATAAAGGAAAAAACTGGATAACTAGGGATACAACCACTGGACAAAATGATGTTGCCTTCTCCTTAAAGCCTGAACATACTTTTGCACGCCTAcgtttgtctttttattttctctttaaatATTTTATCTAATAAATTGGGTTATTTAGTTACACATAAACCATCAATTTTACATGTTGTAACCTATTGTCTTTCTATATATATGTTGATATAATTTATTATGTGCAGTTACATATAATTATTTGTTTGATGATATAATAGTGCCTAAGTATTTTTTATATTGCTAGTGTATAGAAGCAGAGGTGGAGCTAGCACGCCGGTTACGAGTTTGGTCGAACTTAGTAATTTGGGTTCAAGCTCTGTTTTTTCTTGAGgaaatatatattattaatttagaacttaataacttaaaaaaataaaatttcgacCCATTAATTTCAAATCTTTGCTTCGCCCCTATATAGAAGCTAAACTTTTATTTAGTCTTTGCAAAGTTGATTAATTCTTTTATGGCTTCTTAACCTTTTTAATTAGTTCCACTAGGATTCTCTTTATGAATTTTTTATGCATATCCTTTAAATTTATgtaaacttattttctttttggttcaTTTAAAAAAGATGAAGTTTTCATAGCCATATTTAAGATCATAAGTTTTAATAGAactatagccacacaaatattataatatatttaaaatcacaagttttataaatcttttgTGGCTCGTGCGCTCTCAAATAAGAGCAATAGTTGATTTAGACTATTGTAAGTTGAAAAAGGGAAAGAGTTTAGGAAAAAGGTGTATGCTGATTTTTCAAATTAGAAGTCAGAAAAAGTTGACAGCATATTGGTGAACTTGAACCACGGCTAACTTAGATGACTTGTCAATCTGATTCCTAATTTCTTAGGAGGGTTGAGTCTATTGTCTGCTCTGTGTGTGTTAATTGCAGCCACATGCCCACCATTTTTAACTTTTCCTTTCGTATTACCTCATCCCAATAACTCTGATCTTTGTTCTTTTTTACTCTATCCTTAAAAGCTCAAGTccctttttttgctttttataATTGTAATATGGTTTGatattttagcattaattaatttattctctCGCTTTTCAAGTCATTATTTTAACAACTTGCCTATACCAACTGAAATTCAATAATCTATCAGACTTTTTACGCTTGCTAATTGAGTCGTATTTATTTAATAGAGGAGGAGGAAATAATATCTTTTTTGAACACAATATTAGCCTAGAACTTAGCGAAGATGAATTATTGATTATATTTAAAACTTGTTTTGGCAGGAGGAGCACGAAGAGATCAGGTTAAGAAAAGGTGATGTTGAGTCTCTACTGTGGGAAGACTACAAGTCCATGCCCTTCACTCAATGTGTAAGTGCTTTATTTAACAAACTCATTATTATTTAGCTTAAATTTTCTTATCCGTTCAGCCCTCATGATATACGCCTATGCTTTTATGTTCAGGTTGTTAATGAAACTCTACGAGTAGGTAACATAATTAGCGGAGTATTCAGGAGAACTATGACCGATATCAATATCAAAGGTAAGATGCTCGTCTTCTTGTTGGTGAAAAGGGGCGATTTCCCTCTCAATGTGTGTAACGTGGCACTTccgatatgactgtgtcacaatgTCAATAGCCATCAATAGCGTATTCTCGTCTAATGTCATTAATTTGGGGGACGACCAGGCCTATGATTACTTCAATTACCATATGCACTTGTTTAGTCATGACAAGACCATGGTTATGTTCTTCATATGATCAATATTTGGTACTTTATCTAATTGATTGAGTCTTATGATATCCTTTCAGGTTATACTATTCCAAAAGGTTGGAAGGTTTTTGCTTGTTTCCGAGCTGTTCATCTAGATCATGAACATTTCAAAGATGCCCGTACATTCGATCCGTGGAGGTGGCAGGTGCGTCACTATGTCCATATCTCTCTTTACTACTCTTTCTACCTGAACTCCCCTGttaccaaaataaagaaaagtaaaacgtTGACTTACATGAATAAACATTTACCAAAACTTCTGTAAACAGAGCAATGCAGGATCAACGAGCTCACCTAATGTATTCACTCCATTTGGCGGAGGACCACGGCGTTGCCCTGGTTATGAGCTTGCTAGAGTAGAGCTCAGTGTTTTCCTTCACCACTTAGTGACTCGTCATAGGTATGTTCGCCTTGCTATGTCGATATCACTTTCCAAACACAAAGTGTAAAGATGGTTTTGTTGGTGCAAATTTTTGCTTTACAGTTGGGTACCGGCTGAACCAGATAAATTAGTTTTCTTCCCGACGACAAGGATGCAGAAGCGATATCCAATTATCGTCCAACGTCGAAGCTTGTTTGACCCATGTAAAGAATGAGGCATCCGTGTTAGCAGAGAGGAGAAGAGGAGTAGAAAGGCACTTAAGGTTGTAGGAAGCAAAGTGGTAGTGAATGAAATTGCATGAAAATTAAATAAGACAATGATATATAGGTCGAGCATATACataggaaattaaattattttgtaGTGAAGTGAAGGAAGATTTTATTTgttggtttatttatttttttgagctAGTGGTTATAACGTAAAGGGCAGGAAATTCTCAGCAGAGACCAGTTTATCACCTTCCTGCTCCCTTCCTCATGAATCCTAAGATTCCTAACTAAGAGAAAACTTAATGGTTTCCAAATGTAAATGAACACAAGTCTGTTTAACGGCATGTAAGCAATTTCATAGGTTGCCAAAGGCGAGCTATGAAACTGCATACTAGCTATGTGGACGGGTGAGATGTGCGCTAGGGGTGTATATGGTTACAAGATGTACTTTCAAATgcgtgtaaaaatttattaaaataataataaatacaagtgaaTATGAACACATAACTTTAAATATATACTGGACATAAATTTAAGTGTAGATTATTAGATGAGCATCTAGCAAGAGAGCACTGTGCAACTAGATCTAGCGGCAGGTCTATTATGCGAAACTTTCAATAGAGAGGCAATCTCAAACTTTGAGGAAATCAGAAGGGCAAAAGGTAGAATCATCTAAGTTTTCTTCCTAAGTCCTCATCAGTGACGAGGGGGCCAAAAAGTTtatcccatccagaaaagaataagtagatgaaagtcatgcaagaagagatgaaatCTCTATAGGAAAACGACATGTACATGTCGAACTTTCAATTGGTAAAAGGCCCTCACGTGCAAGTAGGTCTTTctactcaagaaaaataaaaatgacaagtTGGTCAAATACAAAACTCGATTAATGGTAAAAAAACTTCGAACATAAGAAAGTTGTTGATTTTGATAATATTTTCTTACATGTTGTCAAATGACTTATATTCGaataattttgggcttaggaacTAGTCTAGAttttgaagtggagcagttggatgtggaTTTCTTCACGGAGATTTAGAAGAGGATTTATATGAAGCAGCCAAAAGGATTTGAAATAGCTGGAAaaaaaatatggtgtgcaaattgaataagagccTTTATGAGTTGAAGCAGATACCAAGGAGGTGGTatatgaagtttgactcattcatgaaaagtcaaacataaaCAAAGACTTTTTCaaatccatgtgtatacttcataAGATTTTCTTACAACAAttttatgattttgttgttgtatGAGGATGACATCTTAATTGTAGGACAAGACAAAGAGATGATTGTCAAGTTGAAGGGAGATTTGTCCAGGTCGTTTGACATGGGCCTAACACAACAAACTCTAAGGATGAAGATTGTTCgggaatgaaaaaatagaaagttgtggctatctcaaGAAAAGTACATTGAGCGTGTAGTGGAACACTTCAACATAATTAGTACTAAGTCCATTAGCACACCTTTTACTAatcatctaaagttgagcaaaAAGATACATCCTATAACAATGGAATATGCTGCTATGTGGCTTGAGTTAGACAAGCTGAGAAGGATCTTATGCCACATGTGACTGGACTAATGAGACCATAGCTAGAGTTTCTTATCTTACCAGTCGAAAGTCTGATGTATGCATTGGTATGCACCAGACTTAATATTATCATGCAGAACGTTGTTAGCAGGTTTCTTAAAAGttggagaaaaaaaaaacattgcaTGCAATCAAGTGAATACaaaggtacctgagaggtactaCGAGAAACTGCTTGTATTTAGAGGATGTAATCTACTCTTGAAGGGTTACACAAAtactgatatggcaggtgacttTGATAAAAAAAATCTACTACTAGATACCTGTTTATATTTTACGGGGAGCTATATCATCGCAGTCGAAATAATGTTCCATTATAAATAGATCAtcatttcattcattttcaaCACACCAAACATTAAGAGCAAAGTATCACAAATAAGGTGTGAGAAAATAGTcatgagaaaaatagagagtgagtgaTATTATTGtaaggtgagaatatcaaaagacGATTATATCTTTGAGTGTtatagtggtctttggagtattttactcagGCCTATAAGTTATAAATTCCTTACTATACTGATATAGTTGCTCTTCTTGGGGTTGTGAATTTCTCCCTTATTTAGAAGGATTTTCAACGTAAAAATATTagtgtcgttgtcactcttttattgttattgattaCATATCTTGGTGCTATGTTAGTATCTCGGTTTTATTATAGTGGATATTATTTTTGTAGCATATTTACTTTCACAATTGATTTCAGAGCACAGGTTCTGTTCGTTCACAAAAATGGTATTCAATATCGATAGTACTATACTTAGTAAGAAAATATCTAGAATAAAGTACGATGCAGTGAAATTCAATGGAGATAgtggtttctcaacatggcaagaATGATGAGGGATCTGCTCATCCTACAAGGATTATATAAAGCATTAGATGGTGATGCCAAAAAGCCCGATTACACGAGACTTGAGGATTGAGTTGACTTGGATAAAAGATTTCTAGTACGATCATGTTGCACTTATTAGATGGCGCgataaataacatcattgatgaagatacTGTGGATGAAATTTATACAAGGTTGGAAagtctatacatgtccaaaattcTGATAAATAAATTATACCTAAGTAGTTATACGCACTACATACGGGTGAAGGTACAAATTTTTTGTctcatttaaatgtgtttaactgAGTGATCACACAACTTGTCGGCCTCGTAGaaaaaatcgaggaagaagataaattCATCTTGCTTTTGAACTCGTttccatcttcgtacgataatttggcaacaaccatcatGCACGGTAAGATCATCATTGCGTTGGAGAAtatcacatcggctcttctactcaatgagaagataaGAAAAAAGCCTGAAAATCCAGGACATGCTCTCATCATAGGAGGTAGAGTCAGGAGTCATCAAAGGGGTTTGAGCAACTATGGTAAATCTTGAGCTTATGAGAAGTTTAAGAATCGATTTAAATCAATAGACAGAAATTGCTACATTTTTGATCAACCAGATCATCTCGGAAGAGATTACCTAAGTCCAAGGAAGGCCAAAGGTAAAGAAGAATGACAACAATGCAAATGCCACGGTATAAAATAATGACAATGTTATTCTTTTCATAAATGAGGAAGTGGAATTCATGCACATGGCATGTCCAGAGTCAGAATGGGTGGTTGACAAAAAACGTCTTGTTATGGCACACCATTTAGAGATCTTTTTACATATATGTAGCAGGCTATTTCCGAATTATGAGAATGGATAACACAAGTTGCTCAAAAATTATGGGGATAAATGACATTTGTATTAAGACAAGTGTTGAATGAATATTGGTTCTAAATAATGTGAGGCATATActtgatttgcggatgaacttgatcttaGGAATAGCCTGCAACCGAGATGGATACAAGAACTATTTTACAAATTAAAAATGGAGACTCACCAAAAGATTATTGGTTATTGCAAAGGGATTTCTTGTGGCACGTTGTAGAGGCGAAACACAGAAATATGTTGAGGAGATTTTTATAGATTTGTGGCTTAGAAAAATGAGCCATATGAGCGAGAAGGAATTGCAGATTCTTGCTAGGAAATCACTAATTCCTTTTGCCAAAGCCACGATGGTAAAACCTTGTGCCTACTATTTATTTGAtaagcaacatagagtctcatttcagacattgTCTCAAAGAAAATTACATATACTTGATTTCATATATTCTAATGTTTGTGGTCTAATAGAGACAAAATCGATGgacaataataaatattttatgacttttatcgaTAATGCTTCACGAATATCATGAATTTTCatcttgaaaaccaaagatcatgTATTTCAAGTTTTTTAGAAATTTCGCACTCTAGGGTAAAGGGAGACGGGTCGTGTCACTATCCAAAATCTTCTAtagaagtcgtgatggcacctaatttctaaaactaggtaagcctaacacttaacGTCTATTtaaaacagtaaaacatgatatgACATAAAAAAGTTTAATAAAAATGTGAAATAAGAGTAATACAAGCCACAACGGCAATACTCAACAAAACTCACCAGATCTAGGTAATATATAGTCACAAGCTCTAACTGAATACACAGGAATATCCGTAAATACAGtgctttctgaaatatataaacatTAGAATTAAAACAAGTGGGTGACTTCGAGGCATGTTGTCGGATCATGCAaggataccttgaagtctccggtgTACCAAAAGCCTCACTGTTGCTCAGCCCGAtctgaagtacctggatctgcacaaaaatatgcagaaatatAGTACGAGTACACTATAAATCGGTACcgagtaagtaacaagactaacctcaatgtaGTAGTGACGGGTTCAAGTAGTTTGATACTCACTAGACAAATAACTTGTATAATAAATATATCAAAGAAGATTGGTAattgaaatataaatgaaaataataatCATAATCCCTTtagaacatgtaataacaactcaGTGTAATAAAATTCATCTTTGACATGAAACATCAAATAGAGGTAAGGCATGTGATAAAATGTCAAATACGGCCATTAACTCAGGCAATTGCAAAACGTaagcttttaaaaataattatgagAATAAAATATCAACCTCGTCTTAACACAATCACAACAATAAGAAGACACCCGGAAATATCACATAGCATCATCAAAATGTCACCCTTATTACGCTGCAATGCACATAACAATGGTATGCACCCTTATTTCGCCACATGCGCATATAGCCATCCTTATTTTGCCGCGTGGGCAACCCGAGATAATGTCACCCTTATTTTGCCCCACGTGCACAAAAATAGACACAATCGCACGGCCAAAAACTTCGTGCTAACACCCCCAATCAATCTGCTCAACTTGTGCACAAGTGCCATGGTACCATAAAAATGATAATGCCAAGTGCCACAATATCACAACAATGGTACCACAGTTTCCTCAAATTGCTAAGTCAATAAAATGATCATGATCAAATAGTCATAAAGGGATCTCACAAGTTTCTTATAAAGTTCATTATCACATTAAGGTATTTTAATAGCCTATGGTCTATTCTAATCaaaacctgtcacgaccccaaaattcCACCTTTAGGATCGTGATTGCATCTAGTCTCTTAGACTAGGTAAACCTGACACATGATTATATTTAGCAGAGATAACCAACTTAACTATTAATTATAAACTgataaata belongs to Nicotiana tabacum cultivar K326 chromosome 6, ASM71507v2, whole genome shotgun sequence and includes:
- the LOC107785062 gene encoding cytochrome P450 90A1-like (The RefSeq protein has 1 substitution compared to this genomic sequence), producing the protein MDFIIYLFLSFSISLITFLLLRAAAAAHFRRRKTRLPPGTLGLPFIGETLQLISAYKTENPEPFIDDRVSKYGNIFTTHIFGEPTVFSTDAETNRFILQNEGRPFESSYPSSLQNLLGKHSLLLMRGSLHKRMHSLTMSFANSSILKDHLLADIDRLVRLNLDSWTGRVFLMEEAKKITFNLTVKQLMSLDPCEWTEKLMKEYMLVIEGFFTIPLPFFSSTYRKAIQARRKVAEALGLVVKERRKERGGGERLKNDMLEALFEGDGVEGFSDEVIVDFMLALLVAGYETTSTIMTLAVKFLTETPHALSLLKEEHEEIRLRKGDVESLLWEDYKSMPFTQCVVNETLRVGNIISGVFRRTMTDINIKGYTIPKGWKVFACFRAVHLDHEHFKDARTFDPWRWQSNAGSTSSPNVFTPFGGGPRRCPGYELARVELSVFLHHLVTRHSWVPAEPDKLVFFPTTRMQKRYPIIVQRRSLFDPCKE